Part of the Roseofilum casamattae BLCC-M143 genome, TGGTAGATAGCCTGGGATTAGTCATCAAGGTGCTTGTGGCTGAAGGTAACAGTAGCGAGCGCACTTTGGCCAGCTATGCATTATGCGAACTCGTGGAAGAGCAACCACAAGTGTTGGAAAAAGTACAAGTTATCTGGGCAGATTCGGGTTATAGTGGTGATAAATTTGCTTTGGGAGTTTGGTTAATGACTCAGGCCAGAGTAGAAGTGGTGAAGCGTAAAAGTAAAGAATTTGAGGCCTTGCCGAAGAGATGGCTCGTCGAGCGAACATTTGGCTGGTGGAATCGATATTACCGTTTGTCTAAAGATTATGAGAAGTTACCGGAAGTGAGTGAAGCAGCCATTTATGCTGTCATGACCCACCTGATGTTACGTCGTTTGGCTTCCTAAATCTTTTCTTTATAAATAGGCTCTAACATATTGTTGGAAGTTGTTCATCTTGCCCAGCACTAACTCCGGGCTGAAATTCATCCCAAGTTTTACATACTTGCTCGTAGCATTGAGGTGGTGTAATGGGTAGGTTTTTCAAGTAAAAGAACATCGCGCGATCGCAAGACTCCAGCAACAATACAACCTCTGTGGTTGGATCGTAATTATCGACAACTTCTAAAATATGACCAGTCATAAAGTGATGGGGCAAAATTGCAGTATCAGGAGCTGATAACCAGGCATTCAGGAACGGCGCAAGGCGAGAACGTCTGACAAAATGGGTTTTAAATGATTCTCCACCAATCCCGACTGTTGGAGAATTTGTGCTACAAACGATCGCGCCGCGCTTCTGACTGAGATGACCAGCCCAAGCATTATAGCCAATGACCAACAAATTACTGGCAATAAAATCTTGATGCCAATTCGATCTATCGTTGGTTTCTCTCATTAGAGACCTCTATGCATGAAAGCCAATCCCCTATTGAATTGACACTGAGCAAAGCCGAAGCGTCAAAGATTACAATAGGGGATGAATCGGAAATTATGCTAAATTGCCCCAAATCGCAGCTTCGCTACTTTAGGAGCAACAACCTACTT contains:
- a CDS encoding transposase, which gives rise to VDSLGLVIKVLVAEGNSSERTLASYALCELVEEQPQVLEKVQVIWADSGYSGDKFALGVWLMTQARVEVVKRKSKEFEALPKRWLVERTFGWWNRYYRLSKDYEKLPEVSEAAIYAVMTHLMLRRLAS